Proteins encoded in a region of the Methylosinus trichosporium OB3b genome:
- a CDS encoding filamentous haemagglutinin family protein: protein MLQAGVGNLGTSAARAAIATAQNASGEIVIPSSFFDGNEFGSYVLTSTVGDITVASGANVVLRQSNLSSSAFGAQTTAPSGARPRDFAPLGLAPDGLRKPVSLTLFDAGGLTPSGELSARPDSSQLGGLVVEAGASISTDSGASGPASISLVAANGPVTVLGSLTARSGAINLVNVGNGSFSPLSAGIQVPLQVETGVWVGAGATLDVSSLFVPDPRVTGYATGSLLDAGVITLVGGTNTTERQSAGAVVVAEGATLLLEGAVANIQTPGRTIPGAGPILLDRTIWSNGGALDIGGANLYFAGTVKAEGGARLAAGGSLTIGGAPAPALPGSISLSNLLDGSGLLKGPQLIVIGPDSRIGAALSGTAPETFFAQPGLPTGGYVGAGMLSASGFDSVSIFTNNGAIAFSGNIVVRVPGALTLSANYPSYYAYAPFVLLPEVEGLLPDGLDLSCPFSCSALPDASGATALLEAGYVRLVGNIQGGAPARPILSPSGGTLDIRAQWIDLQGTISFDNMQSVNLESAGAIRLLPQFYGGAYPDNWTDPHFTGALIAPGDLTLKAAEIFPASETQFLLAAGVAPDAIDAGFDTLTILPNGAPTAPLSVGGAIALEAPIIRQNGVLWAPLGNIVLGYDGDASKLPSTLAQTFGSLLVPAQSVTLGAGSLTSVSAAGLDLPYGYTVNGADWFFGPPSNGQTTRISADCAAAGVYCPPAKSISLLGADVSASAGATIDGSGGGDIYATEFIAGNGGSRNVLATYEPILDNPGHYASQYPDGRQVYALVPSYLASVAAFDPTFAAYPYYSGVAANPGSNLADVVPTSQLSSVKDLVTTATAPGTAIRIGAGGGVPAGTYVLMPGMYATLPGAYRVVQVAGDVNPAIPIAAGTADGSRYVSGSYVNLITGATDSRTSLFQIQPKSTWSQYTDIVVTPGARFFAEQAATANVSIPPLPVDGGVLVFSATNTLSFRSDNRFDAGVSDLSPEVTGASGQAQISAKNIYITDGSGVAPTDALVLDAEQISNLGIGSVLIGGTATSTTTGIKIDAVASKLEIHTPDRALNAPDLVLVVGSDAETGAPGALTVDAGSVVSGYGAAPTGAQRGYRLDGAGALLRVSAGAATGIAFSASSNQPASLFIGAGATIEGSNSLSLATRGSVTVDPSAALRARNYDLVSDLINIGGGESGLVLSASTLANFAGAETVELHSGSVINFFDAGGVTLGDLTRPIGLLTLDASGLSDQGGSTTIDAANVALVNLEGSGNFSGALSGANGRLAINASERVVVGDATAGASGFRLVDFGAVAVQAGSAIEFRGVAGSAPGLDADAADVTLTAPVVRAASGATQTLKTAGTLTLLSNGAPPAADPSDVGGALTLTARSIFDNGALQALSGKLKLDATSGDLVLAGGARFLASGSAVQILHQTEYAPGGSVTLLAENGNVQIDGGAEIDVSAVGPGYAGALDISASRTATLNGVFKGGAKYSDAGGRFSLAADALTAGGLANLLGAGFTRSFAVSLEHGDIVIGAGSTLTSQLVTLTANHGGVVVDGVIDANGPSGGLISLFGASRVQIGAAAQLLAASRLVTDPDDPGFANGAAQLVQTGGVITLGTTGTPSGSFNADGSQKITQSGAITVAAGAVLDVSGGSGVTDLTGPDGRPLVASNADGQVILRAPLLTDGTLASGHVNVQFAGTVRTREAAPSGPNSGVTLHAYETWSAADRRNFDGIVDPAGWYDSHGALVDGVFKDAAGATVATLTAGVLTGGLTHFDGTPYTLSDYLKYAYFAPTAPNLAHVRFYQQTLVDFVQNFPTANFSSLGGLPNFSARPEIVLANPNGDITVASNWNLGADGRQDPADPSHFVSCNGFCYRTAAGEPGVLTLRAGGNVNVHATIGDGFYETQDVFGGTGFNGLLVANLIANNPQLAGGIDASGNPIFEYNTTSAASLMQVASGNKGSFTFNIAAGAAESVDPGAVAAGASGSFILDGFTSYRNQDSNSAGARNPWPYFFIPNPTNNGQPIPIFVPTLLRTGAGSIAIAAAGDVILKEEDTYPVSLPIDPYGDVATVSVPIAGSIYTAGALVVTLPANFAAPTLPQIDQSQVNGLASTPAWSEGGGSVTVGAGGSIIGVSPAGVLPGTVDQATFSPYTYAGQAWNQWYYHQGLSNGSATPFSGSGTDCGASASCQTAAWVNIATFYGVGALGGGDVRLTAGEDIRDLSVSLPETLVVGGGGAAGTPIAGAATITFFGGGNLTARAGGDIDSGAFLVGRGAGLIEAGGSIQATPLAPGATNPFNRISLTSTFGGNVALLLAVQDGFVQALARGSATLAAIYDPASLPLTYDGGTVLNPSAPRFPSTIAGATSFAELPGNIGSAGVPTLLGNIFTTYGAESGVSLRSTSGDVTALGNGDSGIENYVPGTITNPGIAQIGGILLPATLDLAALRGDITISPGDVFFYNTTRTASRANIVPYPYPSPRGDGTITLAAGQSIIIDRTIQDYNALTMPDLATDSNQYVRFGFNINGVTGPDPANYISPMGVPLAALTRPLHLLGDGQSESPAVVAAGEDITGYFSLIKPAWIEAGHDVDIGFIGQNNSATDITSIAAGNDLGGQLALGAALDSYIYLYGPGALLLQAGRDIGPFQTSATANNTTAGVATLGDGSSVGGAVKPPSLNANFGLSVVPYLPRQSASIDVLFGVGPSLVHPDPLGWRTAIDQYVDPAHAGTGGVDLLAPIAAALGVSREEAWTAFRTASFQRQQLLLDRAFLVFLGEVAADYHNPASPYFGQYGRAYAAISTLFPAAYGYTDNAAGGSLGASTLVQTGRLALAQSVLETQLGGDIQIIGPGGGAILGTSAADALTPAQQGVLTLSGGSIRAFTDSSILLNQSRVFTLQGGDITLFSANGDISAGSGPKTYVSNPPITDLCDIDGVCSLNPSGLISGAGIGALVTLPGQDPTLSNVTLVAPHGTVDAGSAGIRVSGNLTIVAARIANAYNVQAGGAVAGLPTQSAPSSGALSATNSATAAQRQTVLPTQAGQNDQPSIILVEVLGYGGGSGEDAGGADAGSESQDARKRRGGAGAN from the coding sequence TTGCTTCAGGCCGGAGTCGGCAATCTGGGAACGAGCGCCGCGCGGGCGGCGATCGCCACGGCGCAGAATGCGAGCGGCGAGATCGTCATCCCGAGCTCCTTCTTCGACGGCAATGAATTCGGCTCCTATGTGCTGACCAGCACCGTCGGCGATATAACTGTGGCGTCGGGCGCGAATGTCGTGCTTCGCCAGTCCAACCTGTCGTCCTCGGCTTTTGGCGCGCAGACGACCGCGCCCTCCGGCGCGCGGCCGCGCGATTTCGCGCCGCTCGGCCTCGCGCCCGACGGGCTGCGCAAGCCTGTCAGCCTGACGCTGTTCGACGCCGGCGGATTGACGCCGTCCGGGGAGCTCAGCGCACGGCCCGACAGCTCTCAATTAGGCGGCCTCGTCGTAGAGGCGGGCGCATCGATTTCCACGGACTCGGGGGCGTCGGGACCTGCGAGCATCAGCCTCGTCGCCGCCAACGGGCCGGTGACGGTCCTCGGCTCGCTGACCGCGCGGTCGGGCGCCATTAATCTCGTCAATGTCGGCAACGGAAGCTTTTCGCCGCTGTCCGCCGGGATTCAAGTGCCCCTGCAGGTGGAGACGGGAGTGTGGGTGGGCGCGGGCGCGACGCTCGATGTCAGCAGCCTGTTCGTCCCCGATCCCCGAGTCACGGGCTACGCCACGGGCAGCCTGCTCGACGCCGGCGTCATCACGCTCGTAGGTGGGACCAACACCACGGAACGGCAGAGCGCTGGAGCCGTGGTCGTCGCGGAGGGCGCGACGCTGCTGCTCGAGGGCGCGGTCGCGAATATTCAGACGCCCGGGCGGACGATCCCAGGCGCGGGGCCAATTCTGCTCGACCGGACGATCTGGAGCAATGGCGGCGCGCTCGATATCGGCGGCGCAAATCTCTATTTCGCCGGCACGGTAAAAGCGGAAGGCGGGGCGCGGCTCGCCGCTGGCGGCAGCCTGACGATCGGCGGCGCGCCCGCGCCCGCCTTGCCGGGCTCCATTAGTCTTTCAAATCTGCTCGACGGCTCCGGCCTGCTCAAAGGGCCGCAATTGATCGTGATCGGGCCGGACAGCAGGATTGGCGCGGCCCTGTCCGGGACGGCCCCCGAGACGTTCTTCGCGCAGCCGGGGCTTCCGACCGGCGGCTATGTCGGCGCGGGCATGCTGAGCGCGAGCGGCTTCGACTCGGTCTCGATTTTCACGAACAACGGCGCGATCGCCTTCTCGGGCAATATCGTCGTTCGGGTTCCCGGCGCTCTGACGTTGTCGGCGAACTACCCGAGTTACTATGCTTACGCCCCTTTCGTACTGCTCCCAGAGGTCGAAGGACTCTTGCCCGATGGCCTCGATTTATCTTGCCCGTTCAGCTGTTCGGCGCTGCCCGACGCCTCCGGCGCCACGGCATTGCTCGAGGCTGGTTATGTGCGCCTGGTCGGCAACATACAGGGCGGGGCGCCTGCGCGGCCCATATTATCGCCTTCCGGCGGCACGCTCGACATTCGCGCGCAATGGATCGATCTCCAGGGTACGATCAGCTTCGACAATATGCAGAGCGTCAATCTCGAAAGCGCCGGCGCGATCCGGTTGCTGCCGCAATTTTACGGCGGAGCCTATCCGGACAACTGGACCGATCCGCACTTCACCGGGGCCCTGATCGCGCCAGGCGATCTGACCCTGAAGGCCGCCGAGATCTTTCCGGCGAGCGAGACGCAGTTTCTCCTCGCGGCCGGCGTCGCTCCGGACGCGATCGACGCCGGTTTCGACACGCTCACGATCCTGCCAAATGGCGCGCCCACCGCGCCCCTCTCGGTCGGCGGCGCTATTGCGCTCGAGGCTCCGATCATCCGGCAGAACGGCGTCTTGTGGGCGCCGCTCGGCAATATCGTGCTCGGCTATGACGGCGACGCGAGCAAACTGCCGTCGACGCTCGCGCAGACCTTCGGCTCGCTTCTCGTTCCGGCCCAAAGCGTCACCCTCGGCGCCGGCAGCCTCACTTCGGTGTCGGCCGCGGGGCTCGACCTCCCCTATGGCTACACGGTCAACGGCGCCGACTGGTTCTTCGGTCCGCCGAGCAACGGCCAGACGACCAGGATCAGCGCCGATTGCGCCGCGGCGGGCGTCTATTGCCCACCCGCCAAATCGATCAGCCTGCTCGGCGCCGATGTCTCCGCATCGGCCGGCGCCACGATCGACGGCAGCGGCGGCGGCGACATCTATGCGACGGAATTCATCGCGGGCAATGGCGGCTCGCGGAATGTTCTGGCGACCTACGAGCCCATCCTCGACAATCCCGGACATTATGCGTCGCAATATCCCGACGGTCGCCAAGTTTACGCGTTGGTGCCGTCCTATCTCGCCAGCGTCGCGGCGTTCGATCCGACCTTCGCCGCCTACCCCTATTATTCGGGTGTCGCCGCCAATCCGGGAAGCAATCTGGCCGATGTCGTCCCGACTAGTCAGCTGAGTTCGGTGAAGGATCTGGTGACTACCGCCACGGCGCCCGGCACGGCCATTCGCATCGGCGCCGGCGGCGGCGTTCCGGCGGGAACTTATGTGCTCATGCCTGGCATGTACGCCACGCTGCCGGGCGCCTATCGCGTTGTGCAGGTCGCGGGCGACGTCAATCCGGCGATCCCGATCGCCGCGGGAACGGCGGACGGCTCACGTTATGTCAGCGGCTCCTACGTCAACCTCATCACCGGCGCCACGGACTCGCGCACCTCCCTCTTTCAGATTCAGCCGAAATCCACCTGGTCGCAATATACCGACATCGTCGTCACGCCCGGCGCGCGCTTCTTCGCCGAACAGGCGGCGACCGCGAATGTTTCCATCCCGCCGCTGCCGGTGGACGGCGGCGTGCTGGTGTTCAGCGCGACGAATACGCTGTCGTTCCGCAGCGACAATCGTTTCGATGCGGGCGTGAGCGATCTTTCGCCGGAAGTGACGGGCGCCTCCGGGCAGGCGCAAATCAGCGCCAAGAACATCTACATCACCGATGGAAGCGGCGTCGCGCCGACGGACGCGCTCGTGCTGGACGCCGAACAGATCAGCAATCTCGGCATCGGCAGCGTGCTGATCGGCGGAACGGCGACCTCGACGACGACCGGAATCAAGATCGACGCCGTCGCCTCGAAGCTGGAGATTCACACGCCGGATCGCGCGCTGAATGCGCCGGATCTCGTTCTGGTCGTGGGCTCCGATGCGGAGACGGGCGCGCCCGGCGCGCTGACCGTGGATGCGGGCAGCGTGGTCAGCGGCTACGGCGCCGCGCCGACCGGCGCGCAGCGCGGATATCGTCTCGACGGGGCCGGCGCGCTGCTGCGCGTCTCCGCCGGCGCGGCGACCGGGATCGCTTTTTCGGCTTCGTCCAATCAGCCGGCGTCGCTATTCATCGGCGCCGGCGCGACGATCGAAGGCTCCAATTCGCTGTCGCTCGCGACCAGAGGCTCCGTGACCGTCGACCCGAGCGCCGCCCTCCGCGCGCGAAACTACGATCTCGTTTCCGACCTCATCAATATTGGCGGCGGCGAGAGCGGCCTCGTTCTTTCGGCGTCGACGCTGGCGAATTTCGCTGGCGCCGAGACGGTCGAGCTGCATAGCGGCTCGGTGATAAATTTCTTCGACGCCGGCGGCGTCACGCTCGGCGATCTGACGAGGCCGATCGGGCTGCTGACGCTCGATGCGTCGGGCCTGTCCGACCAGGGCGGCAGCACGACGATCGACGCGGCCAATGTCGCGCTGGTCAATCTGGAGGGAAGCGGGAATTTCTCGGGCGCGCTATCCGGCGCGAATGGCCGGCTCGCTATCAATGCGTCAGAGCGGGTCGTCGTCGGCGATGCGACAGCGGGCGCGAGCGGTTTCCGGCTCGTCGATTTCGGCGCGGTCGCTGTTCAGGCGGGTAGCGCGATCGAGTTCCGCGGCGTCGCCGGCTCCGCGCCGGGCCTCGACGCGGACGCAGCCGATGTCACGCTCACTGCGCCGGTCGTGCGAGCGGCCAGCGGCGCGACCCAGACGCTGAAAACGGCCGGGACGCTCACGCTGCTGAGCAATGGCGCGCCTCCCGCCGCCGACCCCTCGGACGTCGGCGGCGCGTTGACCCTCACCGCGAGGAGCATCTTCGACAATGGGGCGCTGCAGGCGCTGTCGGGCAAGCTGAAGCTCGATGCGACCTCTGGCGATCTCGTGCTCGCAGGCGGCGCCCGTTTTTTGGCGAGCGGATCGGCCGTCCAAATTCTCCATCAAACCGAATACGCGCCCGGCGGCTCGGTGACGCTCCTCGCCGAAAACGGCAATGTTCAGATCGACGGAGGCGCCGAGATCGACGTCTCGGCGGTCGGACCGGGCTATGCCGGAGCGCTCGATATTTCGGCCTCCCGGACCGCGACCCTCAACGGCGTTTTCAAGGGCGGCGCAAAGTATAGCGACGCCGGCGGCCGCTTCTCGCTCGCCGCCGACGCGCTCACTGCCGGCGGGCTCGCCAATCTGCTGGGCGCCGGCTTCACGCGCAGCTTCGCGGTCTCGCTCGAGCATGGCGACATCGTCATCGGCGCGGGCTCCACATTGACCTCGCAACTGGTGACGCTCACCGCCAATCATGGCGGCGTCGTCGTGGATGGCGTGATCGACGCCAATGGTCCGAGCGGCGGGCTGATCTCGCTGTTCGGCGCGTCCCGCGTGCAAATCGGCGCGGCCGCGCAGCTGCTCGCCGCCTCGCGGCTGGTCACAGATCCCGATGATCCCGGCTTCGCCAATGGCGCGGCGCAGCTCGTGCAGACCGGCGGCGTGATCACTCTGGGCACGACAGGGACGCCGAGCGGCTCCTTCAACGCCGACGGCTCCCAAAAGATCACGCAGTCCGGCGCGATCACGGTCGCCGCCGGCGCTGTGCTCGACGTCAGCGGCGGGTCGGGCGTCACCGATCTGACCGGCCCGGATGGGAGGCCGCTCGTCGCCAGCAACGCCGATGGACAGGTGATCCTGCGCGCGCCGCTGCTCACCGACGGAACATTGGCCTCCGGACATGTGAATGTGCAGTTCGCGGGGACGGTGCGGACCAGGGAGGCTGCGCCGTCCGGCCCCAATAGCGGCGTGACGCTGCATGCCTATGAGACCTGGAGCGCCGCCGACAGGCGCAATTTCGATGGGATCGTCGATCCGGCGGGCTGGTATGATTCCCATGGCGCGCTGGTCGACGGGGTGTTCAAGGACGCCGCCGGGGCCACTGTCGCGACGCTGACGGCAGGCGTGCTGACGGGCGGGCTGACGCATTTCGACGGCACGCCCTACACACTCTCGGACTATCTCAAATACGCCTATTTCGCGCCGACCGCGCCCAATCTCGCGCATGTGCGCTTCTATCAGCAGACGCTGGTCGATTTCGTCCAGAACTTCCCCACCGCGAATTTCTCGTCCCTCGGCGGCCTGCCGAATTTTTCGGCGCGGCCCGAGATCGTGCTGGCCAACCCCAATGGCGACATCACCGTCGCGAGCAATTGGAACCTCGGGGCCGATGGGCGGCAGGACCCTGCCGATCCGTCGCATTTCGTCTCCTGCAACGGCTTCTGCTACCGCACCGCGGCGGGCGAGCCCGGCGTGCTGACGCTGCGCGCCGGCGGCAATGTGAATGTTCACGCGACGATCGGCGACGGCTTTTATGAAACGCAGGACGTCTTCGGCGGAACCGGCTTCAACGGTCTGCTCGTCGCCAATCTGATCGCCAATAATCCCCAGCTGGCAGGCGGAATCGACGCGTCGGGCAATCCGATTTTCGAATATAACACCACTTCGGCCGCGAGCCTGATGCAGGTCGCCTCCGGCAACAAGGGCTCCTTCACGTTCAACATCGCGGCGGGCGCGGCGGAATCGGTCGATCCCGGCGCGGTCGCGGCGGGCGCGAGCGGCAGCTTCATCCTCGACGGCTTCACGAGCTATAGGAATCAGGACAGCAACTCGGCCGGCGCCCGCAATCCCTGGCCCTACTTCTTTATTCCCAATCCGACCAACAACGGTCAGCCGATTCCGATCTTCGTCCCCACCTTGCTGCGCACGGGCGCGGGTTCGATCGCCATCGCCGCCGCTGGCGATGTGATCTTGAAAGAGGAAGACACCTATCCGGTTTCGCTCCCGATCGACCCCTATGGCGATGTCGCCACGGTCAGCGTGCCCATCGCGGGGTCGATCTACACGGCCGGCGCCCTCGTCGTGACGCTGCCGGCGAATTTTGCCGCGCCGACTCTCCCGCAGATCGACCAGAGCCAGGTGAACGGTCTGGCGAGCACGCCGGCCTGGTCCGAGGGGGGCGGCAGCGTGACGGTCGGCGCTGGAGGGTCGATCATCGGCGTGTCGCCGGCCGGAGTTCTGCCGGGCACTGTCGATCAAGCCACGTTTTCGCCTTACACCTACGCCGGCCAAGCCTGGAACCAGTGGTATTATCATCAAGGTCTGTCGAACGGCTCCGCGACGCCGTTCTCCGGATCCGGCACTGACTGCGGCGCGAGCGCCTCCTGCCAGACGGCCGCCTGGGTCAATATCGCGACCTTCTATGGCGTCGGTGCGCTCGGCGGCGGCGATGTGCGGCTCACCGCCGGCGAGGACATTCGCGATCTCTCCGTCTCGCTGCCCGAGACGCTGGTCGTCGGCGGCGGCGGCGCGGCCGGAACGCCGATAGCGGGCGCCGCAACCATCACTTTTTTCGGCGGCGGCAATCTCACCGCGCGGGCCGGCGGCGACATCGACAGCGGCGCCTTTCTCGTCGGCCGCGGAGCCGGACTCATCGAGGCGGGCGGATCGATCCAGGCGACGCCTTTGGCGCCGGGAGCGACGAATCCCTTCAATAGGATCAGTCTCACCAGCACGTTCGGGGGAAATGTGGCGCTGCTGCTCGCGGTTCAGGACGGCTTCGTCCAGGCCCTGGCGCGCGGCTCGGCGACGCTCGCCGCGATCTACGATCCCGCCTCGCTGCCCTTGACCTATGATGGCGGGACCGTCCTCAATCCTTCCGCTCCGAGGTTTCCCAGTACGATAGCAGGGGCAACCTCGTTTGCTGAACTTCCCGGAAACATTGGTAGCGCAGGTGTGCCGACCCTTCTCGGCAACATATTCACGACCTATGGCGCAGAGAGCGGCGTGTCACTGCGTAGCACGTCGGGCGATGTAACGGCTCTGGGGAATGGCGATTCGGGTATCGAAAACTATGTCCCGGGAACGATCACTAACCCGGGTATTGCTCAAATCGGCGGAATTCTGCTCCCGGCTACGCTCGATCTCGCCGCGCTGCGGGGCGACATCACGATTTCGCCGGGCGACGTATTCTTTTACAATACAACTCGGACCGCTTCCCGCGCGAATATTGTTCCCTATCCTTACCCATCTCCTCGCGGCGACGGAACGATCACTCTCGCCGCCGGGCAGTCGATTATCATAGACCGCACAATACAAGACTATAATGCGCTGACGATGCCGGACCTCGCCACGGATTCAAATCAATATGTCCGGTTCGGCTTCAACATCAATGGCGTGACCGGGCCTGATCCGGCGAACTACATCAGCCCGATGGGCGTTCCGCTCGCCGCGCTCACGCGGCCGCTGCATCTTCTGGGCGACGGCCAGAGCGAGTCGCCCGCCGTCGTCGCGGCCGGCGAGGACATCACCGGCTATTTCAGCCTCATCAAGCCAGCATGGATCGAGGCCGGCCATGACGTCGACATCGGCTTCATCGGCCAGAACAACAGCGCGACGGACATCACCAGCATCGCCGCCGGCAACGACCTCGGCGGGCAGTTGGCGCTCGGCGCGGCGCTCGACAGCTATATCTACCTCTACGGCCCGGGCGCGCTGCTGCTTCAGGCGGGACGCGACATCGGGCCGTTTCAGACCAGCGCGACCGCGAACAACACCACGGCCGGCGTCGCCACGCTTGGCGACGGCAGCTCCGTCGGCGGCGCCGTCAAGCCACCTTCGCTCAATGCAAACTTCGGGCTCTCGGTCGTCCCTTATCTGCCGCGCCAGAGCGCCAGCATAGATGTGCTGTTCGGCGTCGGTCCGAGCCTCGTCCATCCCGATCCGCTCGGATGGCGGACGGCCATCGACCAATATGTCGATCCCGCCCATGCCGGGACCGGCGGCGTCGATCTTCTCGCCCCGATCGCCGCCGCTCTCGGCGTCTCCCGCGAGGAGGCGTGGACCGCCTTCCGGACCGCGTCGTTCCAGCGCCAGCAATTGCTCCTCGATCGCGCCTTTCTCGTCTTCCTCGGCGAGGTCGCGGCCGATTACCATAATCCCGCAAGTCCGTATTTCGGTCAGTATGGTCGCGCCTATGCGGCGATCTCGACCCTGTTCCCGGCGGCTTACGGCTATACCGACAACGCCGCTGGCGGGTCTCTCGGCGCCTCGACGCTCGTGCAGACGGGCCGGCTCGCCCTCGCACAATCCGTGCTGGAGACGCAGCTCGGCGGCGACATCCAAATTATCGGACCGGGCGGCGGCGCTATTCTCGGCACCAGCGCGGCGGATGCGCTCACTCCGGCCCAGCAGGGCGTGCTGACGCTCTCCGGCGGGTCCATCCGCGCCTTCACCGACTCCAGCATCCTGCTCAATCAGAGTCGCGTCTTCACGCTGCAGGGCGGCGACATCACGTTGTTCTCGGCCAATGGCGACATCAGCGCCGGCTCGGGCCCGAAGACCTATGTCTCGAACCCGCCGATCACCGACCTCTGCGACATCGACGGCGTCTGCAGCCTCAATCCTTCCGGTCTCATTTCCGGCGCGGGCATCGGCGCGCTGGTCACTTTGCCCGGCCAGGATCCGACGCTGAGCAATGTGACGCTCGTCGCGCCGCATGGCACAGTGGACGCCGGCTCGGCCGGAATCCGGGTGAGCGGCAATCTCACCATTGTCGCGGCCCGGATCGCCAACGCCTATAATGTGCAGGCTGGCGGCGCCGTCGCCGGCCTGCCGACGCAGAGCGCGCCGTCCTCCGGCGCGCTGTCGGCCACCAACAGCGCCACGGCGGCGCAGCGGCAAACCGTGCTGCCCACGCAGGCCGGGCAAAATGACCAGCCCTCGATCATCCTCGTCGAGGTTCTGGGCTATGGCGGCGGCTCCGGGGAGGACGCCGGGGGCGCAGACGCGGGGAGCGAAAGCCAGGATGCGCGCAAGCGCCGCGGCGGCGCCGGCGCGAATTGA